The following proteins come from a genomic window of Gimesia chilikensis:
- a CDS encoding carbohydrate kinase family protein: MSSPRYDCLCAGIIVADHVCKAIDHMPRPGELVLTDEMSLTIGGCASNVAADLARLDRRAAIAGIVGQDVFGQYVEESLAASGVHCEYIMKSDTLPTSGSFVINVQGEDRRFIHSVAANSLFTGETVTEEQIRSCRILYLGGYCLSEELSPENVARMFEVAREAGVITVLDVVTPKAADYWSMLKPVLPLSDYFLPNNDEGELITGETDPLKQAEAFREAGANSVIITCGGQGSLLLDAERSLRSEIYPVDLVDGTGSGDAFVAGFIHGLLEEASPEDCLRYGSALGHSCVRATGATAGIFTRSELNQFVSAHELRVETL, encoded by the coding sequence GTGTGCGGGGATCATCGTCGCCGACCATGTATGCAAGGCCATCGACCATATGCCCCGTCCGGGCGAGCTGGTGCTGACGGACGAAATGAGTCTGACGATTGGCGGCTGTGCATCGAACGTCGCCGCGGACCTGGCGCGACTGGATCGCCGGGCTGCGATCGCCGGGATTGTGGGGCAGGACGTTTTCGGACAGTACGTGGAAGAGAGCCTGGCTGCTTCGGGTGTGCACTGCGAATACATCATGAAGTCGGATACGCTGCCGACCAGCGGTTCATTCGTAATTAATGTGCAGGGTGAGGATCGCCGGTTTATTCATTCGGTTGCTGCGAACTCTCTGTTTACCGGCGAGACAGTCACGGAGGAGCAGATTCGCTCCTGTCGCATTCTGTACCTGGGAGGTTACTGTCTGTCGGAAGAGCTCTCGCCGGAGAATGTCGCCCGCATGTTCGAGGTGGCCCGGGAAGCGGGAGTGATTACGGTGCTGGATGTGGTGACGCCAAAGGCTGCAGATTACTGGTCAATGTTGAAGCCGGTTCTGCCGTTAAGCGATTATTTCCTCCCTAATAATGATGAGGGGGAACTGATCACAGGAGAGACAGACCCGCTGAAACAGGCCGAGGCGTTCCGGGAAGCGGGAGCGAACTCGGTGATCATCACCTGTGGCGGCCAGGGGAGTCTGCTGCTGGATGCCGAGCGTTCACTGCGGTCAGAGATTTATCCGGTCGACCTGGTGGATGGGACAGGGAGCGGAGACGCGTTTGTCGCCGGTTTCATTCACGGGCTTCTGGAAGAGGCGAGCCCGGAAGACTGTCTGCGTTATGGATCGGCGCTGGGGCACAGCTGTGTGCGTGCCACCGGCGCGACCGCGGGCATCTTCACACGCAGCGAGCTGAACCAGTTCGTGTCGGCGCATGAACTGCGTGTAGAAACCCTGTAA
- a CDS encoding SGNH/GDSL hydrolase family protein, whose product MNIKLGTRTLILSLCSMLAFYAVARAADQPAHNFDRWEKSIVQFEKQDKDQGIQEDGILFVGSSSIRMWDLKKYFPELPVINRGFGGSEIVDSTHFADRIILKHKPKVIFLYAGDNDIARGRTAKEVAGDFKQFVSVVHKALPETRIVFIAVKPSLSRWKLAGTMQEANKLIKKQCEKHDYLAFADVWDPMLGEDGKPRPELFKKDGLHMEHAGYLIWKKAVEPYIPQN is encoded by the coding sequence ATGAACATCAAACTTGGAACCCGGACACTCATTCTCTCCCTCTGCTCAATGCTGGCGTTTTACGCCGTCGCCCGGGCTGCAGATCAGCCTGCTCACAATTTCGACCGCTGGGAAAAGTCCATCGTCCAATTTGAGAAACAGGACAAAGATCAAGGCATTCAGGAAGACGGTATCCTGTTTGTCGGTTCTTCCAGCATCCGCATGTGGGATCTGAAGAAATACTTCCCTGAACTTCCTGTCATCAATCGAGGCTTTGGCGGATCTGAAATCGTTGACTCCACCCACTTCGCCGATCGGATCATTCTCAAACACAAGCCCAAAGTCATCTTCCTCTACGCCGGTGATAACGACATCGCCCGCGGTCGCACCGCGAAAGAGGTCGCTGGCGACTTCAAACAGTTCGTCTCCGTCGTCCATAAAGCCCTGCCCGAGACCCGGATTGTCTTCATCGCCGTCAAACCCAGTCTCAGTCGCTGGAAACTGGCCGGCACCATGCAGGAAGCCAACAAGCTGATTAAAAAACAGTGTGAAAAACACGACTATCTGGCGTTCGCCGATGTCTGGGATCCAATGCTGGGCGAAGACGGCAAACCCCGTCCCGAGCTCTTCAAAAAGGATGGCCTGCACATGGAACACGCAGGCTACCTGATCTGGAAGAAAGCGGTCGAACCCTATATCCCCCAGAATTGA
- the folP gene encoding dihydropteroate synthase: protein MGILNVTPDSFSDGGEVTDRDAAVKKGLRLIEQGADILDIGGESTRPGSDPVPLEEELRRVVPVVEQLANQTDVPISIDTTKAEVARQSLAAGAAIINDISGLTFDPEMIPLAAQTGAGVICMHIQGTPQTMQDNPTYDDVIVDLKNWFQERLQELLSAGIEPGRIVLDPGIGFGKTAEHNLQILSHIREFQDLGYPILIGHSRKRFLSKLLGRDVEERLAGTVGVSIALASQAVEIIRLHDVEANRDAIWAWKAVTSRVT, encoded by the coding sequence ATGGGCATTCTCAACGTGACCCCCGACAGTTTTTCGGATGGAGGAGAGGTTACGGATCGGGACGCAGCCGTCAAGAAGGGCTTACGTCTCATTGAACAAGGCGCGGATATTTTAGACATTGGTGGCGAATCGACCCGTCCCGGCTCTGATCCCGTTCCCCTGGAAGAAGAACTCCGCCGCGTGGTGCCTGTCGTTGAACAGCTCGCGAACCAGACCGACGTCCCGATTTCCATCGACACCACCAAAGCGGAAGTCGCCCGTCAGTCGCTCGCAGCCGGCGCTGCGATCATCAACGATATCTCCGGGCTCACCTTTGATCCGGAGATGATCCCCCTGGCTGCCCAGACCGGCGCGGGAGTGATCTGCATGCACATCCAGGGAACTCCCCAGACCATGCAGGACAACCCGACCTATGACGATGTCATCGTCGATCTGAAAAACTGGTTCCAGGAACGCTTACAGGAACTGCTCTCGGCGGGAATCGAACCCGGCAGAATCGTCCTCGACCCGGGCATCGGATTCGGGAAAACAGCCGAACACAACCTGCAGATTCTCTCCCACATCCGCGAATTCCAGGATCTGGGCTATCCGATACTCATCGGTCATTCCCGCAAACGCTTCCTGTCGAAGCTGCTGGGCCGCGATGTGGAAGAACGTCTGGCAGGTACGGTCGGCGTTTCTATCGCCCTGGCCAGTCAGGCTGTCGAAATCATTCGCCTGCACGACGTCGAAGCCAACCGCGATGCAATCTGGGCCTGGAAAGCAGTCACCAGCCGCGTCACCTGA
- a CDS encoding HD domain-containing protein, which produces MVRDFISESLTHDPIHGYIPFTSKTGIPDDEVSEQEIIDHPWVQRLRHIHQLQTAWWVFPSAEHMRFQHVLGAMHLSSVAINAWYDSLSSACRNVPSLPYVESLVRLAALLHDVGHGPFGHFFDDHYLDQYNLTHEDIGAHIIEHELGDLIRGIRRNPNGHLNPLEELDPKQIGWLIRRPSGDAASEAGNPDWLCKLRAMFSGIYTVDNMDFVLRDAYMSGYNIRAVDVSRLIHYSFFTSEGLTIHGRGMTALVNFIETRANLFRTIYYHRTVRALDLALEEIFAETMQHLFHGNPLEHLDDYRGFTESSFLVDVGRFQKSSDPAVRDLGERWQGILSRNVEWKMACERQLNFHSGTAVHTSIFSEPELVEKRVRSKLPAELKQLPLRIDVARHYHRPSGRLPAGGQNYLLDPGTGLTQELHDDELFRALPVSFLIFRIYTRDHLHDLELTTALNAALGEVSDSKTNM; this is translated from the coding sequence ATGGTGCGCGATTTTATTTCCGAAAGTTTGACTCATGACCCGATTCATGGGTATATCCCGTTTACTTCCAAAACCGGGATTCCCGATGACGAGGTCTCCGAGCAGGAAATCATCGACCATCCCTGGGTCCAGAGACTCAGGCATATTCACCAGCTTCAGACGGCCTGGTGGGTTTTTCCCTCAGCTGAGCACATGCGGTTTCAGCACGTGTTGGGAGCCATGCATCTCTCGTCGGTAGCAATTAACGCCTGGTATGATTCCCTGAGCAGCGCCTGTCGCAACGTGCCTTCCCTGCCTTACGTAGAGAGCCTGGTCCGGTTGGCGGCGCTGCTGCACGATGTGGGGCACGGTCCCTTCGGGCATTTCTTCGACGACCATTATCTGGATCAGTACAATCTCACGCATGAAGATATTGGTGCCCATATCATCGAACATGAACTGGGAGACCTGATTCGCGGGATCCGCCGGAATCCGAACGGTCACCTCAATCCGCTGGAAGAACTCGATCCCAAGCAGATTGGCTGGCTGATCCGGCGTCCTTCCGGCGATGCAGCGAGCGAGGCGGGTAACCCGGACTGGCTTTGTAAGTTGCGTGCCATGTTCAGCGGCATTTACACGGTCGACAATATGGATTTCGTTCTCCGCGATGCCTATATGTCTGGCTACAATATTCGTGCGGTCGATGTCTCGCGCCTGATTCATTACAGTTTCTTCACTTCCGAAGGGCTGACGATCCACGGTCGGGGCATGACGGCACTCGTCAACTTTATTGAAACCCGCGCGAATCTGTTCCGCACTATTTACTATCACCGTACGGTGCGTGCTCTGGACCTCGCGCTCGAAGAAATCTTTGCCGAAACCATGCAGCACTTGTTTCATGGCAATCCCCTCGAACATCTGGACGACTATCGCGGGTTTACCGAGTCGTCATTCCTTGTCGATGTCGGCCGCTTTCAGAAGAGTTCGGACCCGGCAGTGCGTGATCTGGGAGAGCGTTGGCAAGGGATTCTCTCACGTAACGTGGAATGGAAGATGGCCTGCGAGCGTCAGCTCAATTTCCATTCCGGGACTGCAGTACACACATCGATCTTTTCGGAACCGGAACTGGTCGAAAAGCGGGTCCGCTCTAAGCTTCCCGCGGAGTTGAAGCAGCTCCCGCTGCGGATCGATGTGGCCCGCCATTACCATCGCCCCAGTGGGCGACTCCCCGCCGGTGGACAGAATTATCTGCTCGATCCCGGTACGGGACTGACTCAGGAGCTGCACGATGATGAGCTCTTCCGGGCACTGCCTGTCAGCTTCCTGATCTTCCGCATTTATACGCGGGATCACCTCCACGATCTGGAACTGACCACCGCTCTGAACGCCGCCCTCGGGGAAGTTTCAGATTCCAAGACCAACATGTAA
- a CDS encoding TrkH family potassium uptake protein: MTLSHLPSRIHYKTHHPRRCRRLRRLEIIALIVGLISTVILHGLLKITTVVHWELGAAIIVAMSYFTISLMLRYGWHLDRKEFFKTHLAHFFFCGLWLIASLLIISLHDLLPDDAPTRLNLILGISEFCIILRSLYETILLIRRVSSRGWNPALIVVTSFLVLISVGTILLMFPSARIQDPAAKTTEGAPFLVALFTSTSASCVTGLIVVPTGTYWSRTGHTIIMFLFQIGGLGILTFGAFFAAAFGRSMQIRESVTFSEMLESSQRGDIRRLVLAILGITIFTELLGAVCLMGLWPELPFTERVYFSLFHSISGYCNAGFSLMDDGFLGMGHHWEIWGVIPALIIIGGLGFAVNYNFMLYGITHFSNLRIRKPLFHHPTQKVRLTISSRLIFFTTLFLLIGGTIGIYLLESIHASDDLTFGERLNSAWFQSVTFRTAGFNTVDLGAYQPQTKLFSVLLMFIGASPGSTGGGVKTAVFALAILSVWALLKGRDRVEILGRTIPSALIHRSLTIISLGILVLMSSTLLIVMFENNQAIFLDHLFEATSAFATVGVSTGITAGLTTPSHWVIIITMFIGRVGPLTALIALSNRGPAYRYHYPEEPVNLG; this comes from the coding sequence ATGACTCTGTCGCATCTCCCCAGCCGCATCCACTATAAGACACACCATCCCCGCCGCTGCCGCAGGCTGAGACGGTTGGAAATTATTGCGCTGATCGTCGGCCTGATCTCCACAGTCATTCTACATGGACTGCTGAAGATTACCACCGTTGTCCACTGGGAATTGGGTGCCGCGATCATCGTGGCCATGAGCTATTTCACGATCAGCCTGATGCTGCGCTACGGCTGGCATCTGGACCGGAAAGAGTTCTTCAAAACCCACCTGGCCCATTTCTTTTTTTGCGGGCTCTGGTTGATCGCCAGCCTGCTGATAATCAGTCTGCATGACCTGCTGCCCGATGACGCCCCGACCCGACTGAATCTGATCCTGGGTATCTCCGAATTTTGCATCATCCTGAGAAGCCTCTACGAGACCATTCTCTTAATCCGGCGGGTCTCGTCACGCGGCTGGAACCCCGCCCTGATTGTGGTGACTTCCTTCCTGGTGCTGATTTCCGTGGGAACGATTTTACTCATGTTTCCCTCGGCTCGAATTCAGGATCCCGCTGCAAAAACGACGGAAGGTGCTCCGTTTCTGGTCGCCCTGTTTACCTCAACCAGTGCCAGTTGCGTTACAGGCCTGATCGTGGTTCCTACCGGAACCTACTGGAGCCGTACAGGGCACACCATTATCATGTTTCTGTTCCAGATCGGCGGACTGGGCATCCTGACTTTTGGTGCCTTCTTCGCAGCAGCATTCGGGCGATCGATGCAGATCCGGGAGAGCGTCACTTTCAGCGAGATGCTTGAGTCCAGCCAGCGCGGTGATATCCGCCGCCTGGTGCTGGCCATCCTGGGGATTACGATTTTTACCGAACTGCTCGGTGCGGTCTGCCTGATGGGACTCTGGCCGGAGCTCCCTTTCACCGAACGCGTCTACTTCAGCCTGTTTCATTCGATCAGTGGATATTGCAACGCCGGTTTCAGCCTGATGGATGACGGCTTCCTGGGCATGGGACATCACTGGGAAATCTGGGGCGTCATCCCGGCCCTGATCATCATCGGTGGGTTAGGGTTTGCTGTAAACTACAATTTCATGCTGTACGGCATCACCCATTTCTCGAACCTGCGGATCCGCAAGCCCCTGTTTCATCACCCGACACAGAAAGTCCGGCTGACGATTTCCTCACGCCTGATTTTTTTCACAACCCTCTTTCTTTTGATCGGGGGCACGATCGGCATCTACCTGCTGGAATCGATACATGCCTCCGATGATCTCACCTTTGGCGAGCGGCTCAATTCCGCCTGGTTCCAGTCCGTGACCTTCCGGACGGCCGGCTTTAATACTGTTGACCTCGGTGCCTACCAACCGCAGACCAAACTGTTTTCCGTACTGCTGATGTTCATCGGTGCGTCTCCCGGTTCAACGGGGGGTGGCGTGAAAACCGCAGTCTTTGCCCTGGCCATCCTTTCGGTCTGGGCGCTGCTGAAAGGGAGAGACCGGGTTGAGATCCTGGGGCGCACCATCCCCAGCGCACTGATCCACCGTTCGCTGACGATCATCTCACTGGGAATTCTGGTACTGATGTCGTCAACACTGCTGATTGTCATGTTCGAAAACAACCAGGCGATCTTCCTGGATCATCTGTTTGAAGCAACCAGTGCCTTTGCTACGGTCGGCGTCTCGACGGGCATCACCGCGGGTTTGACGACACCGTCGCACTGGGTGATCATAATTACGATGTTTATCGGTCGCGTCGGCCCGCTGACGGCTTTAATCGCACTCTCGAACCGTGGCCCCGCCTATCGATATCACTACCCGGAAGAGCCAGTGAACCTCGGGTAG
- a CDS encoding potassium channel family protein, whose protein sequence is MIKVAVIGLGRFGTELAKRLGASGVEVIAIDHSDKLVNEVKDDVAVAVRLNSTDELALKSQDVDKVDACVISIGENFESALLTTVIIKKMGVPKIICRAQSKFHAEIFTQVGATDVIQPEIQAGAHLARLLANPHLEDYIQVGDGYTMIELMTPKEFVGKNLTELSLRSKYSVNVVAIRKRNSAEIEKNTGKVYTTDCVPHPDYQIQESDILLIIGTDQNLARLPTSNV, encoded by the coding sequence GTGATTAAAGTAGCAGTCATCGGTTTGGGCCGCTTTGGTACCGAACTCGCCAAACGTCTGGGAGCCAGCGGAGTGGAAGTCATCGCCATCGACCATTCGGACAAGCTGGTGAATGAGGTCAAAGATGATGTCGCGGTTGCAGTTCGTCTGAATTCCACTGATGAACTGGCACTCAAAAGCCAGGACGTAGACAAAGTCGACGCCTGCGTGATTTCGATCGGGGAAAATTTCGAATCGGCACTGCTGACCACAGTGATCATTAAGAAGATGGGAGTTCCCAAGATCATCTGTCGTGCCCAGTCAAAGTTTCACGCTGAGATCTTCACCCAGGTCGGTGCAACCGATGTGATCCAGCCCGAGATTCAGGCGGGAGCTCATCTGGCACGACTGCTGGCTAATCCGCATCTGGAAGATTACATCCAGGTCGGCGACGGCTATACCATGATCGAGCTGATGACACCCAAAGAGTTCGTCGGCAAAAATCTAACCGAGCTGTCGCTGCGTTCCAAATATTCCGTAAACGTGGTCGCCATTCGTAAACGGAATTCCGCGGAGATCGAAAAGAATACGGGGAAGGTTTATACGACCGACTGTGTACCTCACCCCGACTATCAGATTCAGGAATCAGACATCCTGCTCATCATCGGAACCGATCAAAACCTGGCGCGCCTGCCGACCAGCAATGTGTGA
- the glpK gene encoding glycerol kinase GlpK yields the protein MAKYVLALDQGTTSSRSILFNHQGQIEATSQEEFEQIFPSPGLVEHDPEAIWESQLATAREVIDQSGAALSEIAAIGITNQRETIVLWDKASGKPVSNAIVWQSRLTAGRCDQLKAEGYEDLFREKTGLLLDAYFSGTKIEYLLNTVEGLREQAQAGKILFGTIDSFLIWRLTGGKVHVTDPTNACRTLLYNIHTHEWDDELLQIFDIPRCMLPEVKSSSEVYGETDPALFGESIKIAGIAGDQQAATFGQGCFEPGAAKNTYGTGCFMLMNTGDKPVLSQNGLLTTIGWSINGKVTYCLEGSIFVAGAAIQWLRDGLQIIESASEIEDLAGQVEDTGDVFFVPAFVGLGAPYWDQDARGTLIGLTRGATRAHVARAVLESLAYQTCDVLHAMEQDSQIKLKTLKVDGGAAANGLLMQFQADMLDVPAQRPVVHETTALGAAYLAGLAVGFWHDQAEVTRNWALDAEFQPQMEASRREELYQRWKQAVERSRDWV from the coding sequence ATGGCAAAGTATGTACTGGCGTTAGATCAGGGAACGACATCCAGTCGATCAATTCTGTTTAATCATCAGGGGCAGATTGAGGCCACTTCCCAGGAGGAGTTCGAGCAGATCTTTCCCTCGCCGGGGCTGGTGGAACACGATCCCGAGGCGATCTGGGAATCACAGCTGGCAACCGCCCGCGAAGTGATCGATCAATCGGGGGCGGCGCTCTCTGAGATCGCAGCGATCGGCATTACGAATCAGCGGGAAACGATTGTCCTCTGGGATAAAGCGAGCGGCAAACCGGTTTCCAATGCGATTGTCTGGCAGAGCCGACTGACGGCCGGCCGCTGTGATCAGCTCAAAGCAGAAGGATATGAAGACCTGTTCCGCGAGAAGACTGGACTGTTACTGGATGCCTATTTCTCCGGGACCAAAATTGAATACCTGCTCAATACGGTTGAAGGATTACGGGAGCAGGCCCAGGCAGGCAAAATTCTGTTTGGTACGATCGACTCTTTTCTGATCTGGCGGCTGACGGGGGGAAAGGTGCATGTGACCGATCCAACCAATGCCTGTCGCACCCTGCTCTATAATATTCATACACACGAGTGGGATGACGAACTGCTGCAGATCTTCGATATTCCCCGCTGCATGTTGCCCGAAGTCAAAAGTTCCAGCGAGGTTTATGGTGAGACCGACCCCGCGCTGTTTGGCGAGTCGATCAAAATTGCCGGTATCGCAGGGGACCAGCAGGCAGCGACCTTCGGTCAGGGCTGTTTTGAACCCGGGGCAGCGAAGAATACCTACGGAACCGGCTGTTTTATGCTGATGAATACCGGCGATAAACCGGTGCTTTCGCAGAACGGTCTGCTGACCACGATCGGCTGGAGTATCAATGGCAAAGTGACATACTGTCTGGAAGGTTCTATTTTCGTGGCCGGGGCAGCAATCCAGTGGCTCAGGGATGGACTGCAGATCATTGAGTCAGCGTCTGAAATTGAGGACCTGGCAGGCCAGGTGGAAGATACCGGCGATGTCTTCTTCGTCCCTGCCTTTGTGGGACTGGGGGCACCCTACTGGGATCAGGATGCTCGCGGAACTCTGATTGGTCTGACGCGGGGCGCTACCAGAGCTCATGTTGCACGGGCGGTCCTGGAGTCGCTGGCATACCAGACCTGCGATGTGCTGCACGCCATGGAGCAGGATTCACAGATCAAGTTGAAAACTCTCAAGGTGGATGGGGGTGCGGCTGCGAATGGTCTGTTGATGCAGTTTCAGGCGGATATGCTCGATGTTCCCGCTCAGCGTCCGGTGGTCCATGAAACGACAGCTCTGGGAGCCGCCTATCTGGCAGGCCTGGCTGTTGGCTTCTGGCACGATCAGGCAGAGGTGACCCGCAACTGGGCTCTCGATGCAGAATTCCAGCCGCAGATGGAGGCTTCGCGACGTGAAGAATTGTATCAACGCTGGAAGCAGGCGGTGGAACGTTCGCGAGACTGGGTCTGA
- a CDS encoding ammonium transporter — MNWKHALMGLTASLVVVLAVSQPAWAYQDEAAPEEKPAAAETAAPAETTEEAPAAEEAPQLSLSELYYALDNSMLFLCAVLVLFMQSGFAMVESGFNSSKNTINILFKNLMDVCAGVLVYYAVGYGLMYPGDAGNGYFGFAQFGIGEAGDPGPGVLHPQVDFLFQVAFAATAATIVSGAVAGRLKFSSYLIYSIILTGIIYPISGYWKWGGGWLDAMGFYDFAGSIVVHAVGGFAGLAGALVLGPRIGRFKDGKSVPIPGHNIAQATLGVFILWVGWYGFNPGSQLAFAGTDNTNAVMLIATNTTLAAAAGGVAAMILGWIMYSKPDISMALNGVLAGLVGITANCDSVSNIEAIVIGVVAGLLVVFGILALEKLKIDDPVGAFPVHGLCGIWGGVATGIFGDYNIVTQVIGSVVIPAYAFITMFILFTFLKVIGQLRVSEEDELKGLDLSEHGMQAYH; from the coding sequence ATGAATTGGAAACATGCGCTCATGGGCTTGACGGCAAGCCTTGTCGTTGTTTTGGCAGTATCACAGCCAGCTTGGGCTTATCAGGACGAAGCAGCTCCTGAAGAGAAACCAGCCGCAGCAGAAACTGCTGCCCCTGCTGAAACAACAGAAGAAGCACCCGCAGCAGAGGAAGCTCCTCAGCTTTCATTATCAGAGCTTTACTACGCACTTGATAACAGTATGTTATTCCTCTGTGCTGTTCTGGTGCTGTTCATGCAGTCTGGCTTCGCTATGGTCGAGTCCGGATTCAACTCTTCCAAAAATACCATCAACATTCTCTTTAAGAACTTAATGGATGTCTGTGCCGGCGTGCTGGTTTATTACGCTGTCGGTTACGGTCTGATGTATCCAGGGGATGCCGGTAACGGTTACTTTGGTTTCGCACAGTTCGGAATCGGCGAAGCCGGAGATCCAGGCCCAGGAGTTCTGCATCCGCAGGTTGACTTCCTGTTCCAGGTTGCCTTCGCAGCGACTGCTGCCACCATCGTCTCTGGTGCCGTTGCCGGTCGTCTGAAATTCAGCTCTTACCTGATCTACAGTATCATCCTGACCGGTATCATCTACCCAATCAGTGGTTACTGGAAATGGGGCGGTGGCTGGTTGGATGCCATGGGCTTCTACGACTTTGCTGGTTCAATTGTTGTGCATGCTGTCGGTGGTTTCGCCGGTCTGGCTGGTGCACTTGTCCTCGGACCCCGGATTGGTCGCTTCAAAGACGGCAAATCGGTTCCGATTCCTGGACACAACATTGCTCAGGCAACACTGGGTGTCTTCATCTTGTGGGTAGGCTGGTACGGGTTTAATCCTGGTAGTCAGCTGGCCTTCGCTGGAACTGACAACACCAACGCTGTGATGCTAATCGCTACTAACACAACCCTCGCTGCAGCCGCCGGTGGTGTGGCCGCAATGATCCTGGGTTGGATCATGTACTCAAAACCGGATATCTCCATGGCCCTGAACGGTGTACTGGCTGGTCTGGTAGGTATCACCGCTAACTGTGACAGTGTCTCTAACATCGAAGCAATTGTCATCGGCGTGGTTGCCGGTCTGCTGGTTGTCTTCGGTATCCTGGCACTCGAGAAACTCAAAATCGACGATCCCGTCGGTGCCTTCCCTGTCCACGGACTGTGTGGTATCTGGGGTGGTGTCGCCACCGGTATCTTCGGTGACTACAACATCGTAACCCAGGTGATTGGATCTGTTGTGATCCCGGCATACGCCTTCATCACCATGTTTATTCTCTTCACATTCCTGAAGGTCATCGGACAGCTCCGAGTCTCTGAGGAAGATGAATTGAAAGGTCTGGACCTGTCTGAGCACGGAATGCAAGCTTACCACTAG